In Pseudonocardia sp. C8, one genomic interval encodes:
- a CDS encoding TetR/AcrR family transcriptional regulator, protein MGIIDGTGGRDVARRPRDRRDTIARNAAELFAARGFNAVRMDDIAAATGITAGALYRHFRNKQDLLSEIVNSSQQRYLAELDAAGDEADVRRHGPETLTTLLTGLAAASLDSAHFAVLWQRESRYLGDDDRAGLRARLHGMAGRIADRLGPDRPHAEITAWVLLAVLSSPGHHDLVLPRPRYDRMLVDACLAVLDARPEPVGSTATVATGTGARPASRREELLLDAARAFRRSGYPSVGINDIAATAGIAGPAIYRYFDAKSDILVALVARFQEWAAHEAHRALRAADPADPTDVLQRLVRAYVVVGTENPDLVAVTVTEWSDLPDPDRDRLQRLRNDLVAEWQQWLLAARPGLGRHEATLLVRTAMVLIEDTVRVPHLTATCPTAVPAELEAAATAVLLHTTV, encoded by the coding sequence GTGGGGATCATCGACGGGACCGGCGGCCGGGACGTCGCACGACGCCCGCGCGACCGCAGGGACACGATCGCCCGCAACGCGGCCGAGCTCTTCGCCGCGCGGGGATTCAACGCGGTGCGCATGGACGACATCGCCGCCGCGACGGGGATCACCGCGGGCGCGCTGTACCGCCACTTCCGGAACAAGCAGGATCTCCTCTCGGAGATCGTCAACTCCAGCCAGCAGCGGTATCTCGCTGAGCTCGACGCGGCCGGCGACGAGGCGGACGTCCGCAGGCACGGCCCGGAAACGTTGACCACGCTGCTGACCGGGCTCGCCGCCGCGTCGCTGGACAGCGCGCACTTCGCCGTGCTCTGGCAGCGCGAGTCGCGCTACCTCGGCGACGACGACCGTGCCGGACTCCGCGCGCGGCTCCACGGCATGGCGGGCCGGATCGCCGACCGGCTCGGCCCGGACCGGCCGCACGCCGAGATCACCGCATGGGTCCTGCTCGCGGTGCTCTCGAGCCCGGGCCATCACGATCTCGTGCTGCCGCGCCCGCGGTACGACCGCATGCTGGTCGACGCGTGCCTCGCCGTGCTCGACGCGCGACCGGAGCCGGTGGGGTCCACTGCGACGGTCGCCACCGGCACCGGGGCACGGCCGGCGTCCCGCCGGGAAGAGCTGCTCCTGGACGCCGCCCGCGCGTTCCGGCGATCCGGATACCCGTCGGTCGGCATCAACGACATCGCCGCCACCGCAGGCATCGCCGGACCGGCGATCTACCGCTACTTCGACGCCAAGTCCGACATCCTCGTCGCGCTCGTCGCCCGGTTCCAGGAGTGGGCCGCACACGAGGCGCACCGGGCACTCCGCGCCGCCGATCCCGCGGACCCCACCGACGTCCTGCAGCGGCTGGTCCGGGCCTACGTGGTCGTCGGGACGGAGAATCCGGACCTCGTCGCCGTGACCGTCACCGAGTGGTCCGACCTGCCCGACCCCGACCGTGACCGGCTCCAGCGGCTGCGCAACGACCTCGTGGCCGAATGGCAGCAGTGGCTGCTCGCCGCCCGTCCCGGCCTCGGCCGGCACGAGGCGACGCTGCTCGTCCGCACCGCCATGGTGCTGATCGAGGACACCGTCCGGGTCCCGCACCTGACCGCGACCTGCCCCACCGCGGTCCCCGCGGAGCTCGAGGCGGCCGCGACCGCCGTTCTCCTCCACACCACCGTCTGA
- a CDS encoding long-chain fatty acid--CoA ligase, translating to MYLTQPLHRGLQQHPGRIATVDGDREYTVGEHVDRVARLAGGLRELGVAPGDRVAMYALNSDRYLEYLMAVPWADGVLVPVNTRWSVTEVADSLVDAGVRVLLVDDAYAHTVAELQARCPGLSTVVRAGDEPIPDSVDYDQLVGSSDPVPDARRGGDALAALFYTGGTTGRSKGVMLSHANLMTSALGCAAAGFWATPGGRFLHSAPMFHLADLCLWAAHSLGGSTHVVVPGFEAGRVLQAVERHRVTDLFLVPTMIGMLIDHPDFDRYDLSSLRRFCYGASPISPEVLDRTLRLLPDVELAQAYGMTELSPVATLLGPDDHRSDSPRRYSAGRAAPHSEIRVVDPDGADVPTGTVGEVVSRGGHTMLGYWNQPEATAAALRDGWMHTGDAGRLDEDGYLFVVDRIKDMIVSGGENVYSAEVEKAVLRHPAVASCAVIGVPDTVYGERVHAVVVLRDGHRIDAGELREHCKGLIAGYKAPRSVDFVDELPLSGAGKILKRDLRRNTTSSGVRP from the coding sequence GTGTACCTGACCCAGCCGCTGCACCGCGGCCTCCAGCAGCACCCGGGCCGCATCGCGACCGTCGACGGCGACCGGGAGTACACCGTCGGCGAACACGTCGACCGGGTCGCGCGGCTGGCCGGTGGCCTGCGGGAGCTCGGGGTCGCCCCGGGTGATCGTGTCGCGATGTACGCGCTCAACTCGGACCGCTATCTCGAGTACCTCATGGCCGTGCCGTGGGCCGACGGCGTGCTGGTCCCGGTGAACACCCGATGGAGCGTCACCGAGGTCGCCGACAGCCTCGTCGACGCCGGTGTCCGGGTCCTGCTCGTCGACGACGCCTACGCACACACCGTCGCCGAACTGCAGGCCCGGTGCCCCGGGCTCTCCACCGTCGTCCGTGCCGGGGACGAACCGATCCCCGACTCCGTCGACTACGACCAGCTGGTCGGCTCCTCGGACCCGGTCCCGGACGCCCGGCGCGGCGGGGACGCGCTGGCAGCCCTGTTCTACACGGGCGGCACCACCGGCCGGTCCAAGGGCGTCATGCTCAGCCACGCCAACCTCATGACCTCGGCGCTGGGCTGCGCGGCCGCCGGGTTCTGGGCGACACCGGGCGGCCGCTTCCTGCACTCGGCGCCGATGTTCCACCTGGCCGACCTGTGCCTGTGGGCGGCCCACTCGCTCGGCGGCAGCACGCACGTGGTCGTCCCCGGTTTCGAGGCGGGACGCGTGCTGCAGGCGGTCGAGCGGCACCGCGTCACCGACCTGTTCCTGGTCCCCACGATGATCGGCATGCTGATCGACCACCCGGACTTCGACCGGTACGACCTGTCGAGCCTGCGCCGGTTCTGCTACGGCGCGTCGCCGATCTCCCCCGAGGTGCTCGACCGGACCCTACGGCTGCTGCCCGACGTCGAGCTCGCCCAGGCCTACGGGATGACCGAGCTGTCCCCGGTGGCGACGCTGCTCGGCCCGGACGACCACCGCTCCGACTCGCCGCGCCGCTACTCGGCGGGCCGCGCCGCGCCGCACAGCGAGATCCGAGTGGTCGACCCGGACGGTGCGGACGTGCCGACCGGCACCGTCGGTGAGGTGGTCAGCCGCGGCGGCCACACCATGCTCGGGTACTGGAACCAGCCGGAGGCCACCGCGGCGGCGCTGCGTGACGGGTGGATGCACACCGGCGACGCCGGCCGGCTCGACGAGGACGGCTATCTGTTCGTCGTCGACCGGATCAAGGACATGATCGTCTCCGGTGGCGAGAACGTGTACTCGGCCGAGGTGGAGAAGGCAGTGCTGCGCCACCCCGCCGTCGCCTCCTGTGCGGTGATCGGCGTGCCCGACACCGTCTACGGCGAGCGGGTGCACGCGGTCGTCGTGCTCCGTGACGGTCACCGGATCGACGCCGGCGAGCTGCGCGAACATTGCAAAGGCCTCATCGCCGGCTACAAGGCCCCGCGCAGCGTGGACTTCGTCGACGAACTCCCGCTGTCCGGCGCAGGTAAGATCCTCAAACGCGACCTGCGCCGGAACACGACGTCCTCCGGCGTCCGACCATGA
- a CDS encoding cupin domain-containing protein, which produces MSSLENYQARVVTTGTGPDGRSTVVSDGPTTTRAVTPTFTVADVWRVDAVPPRVDAENPLDGGVELEPPRSGVLVRMVSFPPDSEWQAGGGYEDAMASIGGAGSHDADAEVAGMHATDSVDVVTVVEGELHAVLETGEVLLRPGDSLVQRGTKHAWSNRTDRPATIVATMVGAHRGTGGTE; this is translated from the coding sequence ATGTCGAGTCTCGAGAACTACCAGGCCCGCGTCGTCACCACCGGCACCGGACCGGACGGCCGGTCGACCGTCGTCTCGGACGGACCGACCACGACCCGCGCCGTCACCCCCACCTTCACCGTGGCCGATGTCTGGCGCGTCGACGCCGTTCCGCCGCGGGTCGACGCCGAGAACCCGCTCGACGGCGGCGTCGAGCTCGAACCACCCCGCTCCGGGGTGCTGGTCCGCATGGTCAGCTTCCCGCCGGACAGCGAGTGGCAGGCCGGTGGTGGCTACGAGGACGCGATGGCCAGCATCGGCGGCGCCGGGTCGCACGACGCCGACGCCGAGGTCGCCGGCATGCACGCGACCGACAGCGTCGATGTCGTCACCGTCGTCGAGGGCGAGCTGCATGCCGTGCTGGAGACCGGTGAGGTGCTCCTGCGGCCCGGGGACTCGCTGGTGCAGCGGGGCACCAAGCACGCCTGGAGCAACCGCACCGACCGGCCGGCCACCATCGTCGCGACCATGGTCGGCGCGCACCGTGGCACCGGCGGAACGGAATGA
- a CDS encoding SDR family NAD(P)-dependent oxidoreductase, with protein sequence MQTSRPVAVVTGASGGLGAACARVLADDGYDIELLDRDGPGLKSVADELGRTGATVGAHTVDLLDSDAVTAVFDGLPGRDRLRALVNVAGLISLGTITDITTEDWDRVLGVKLRGDFLTCRAAIPIMTANGGGAVVNCSSMSGRTKSVLTAPNYVASNSGVIGLTMSLANQHAADGVRVNCVAPGMIDTPMLEAYTTEQLAGIRAAVPLGRFADPAEIAAVVGFLVSDRASYVTGETINVNGGMFMV encoded by the coding sequence ATGCAGACATCCCGACCGGTCGCGGTGGTGACCGGAGCGAGCGGCGGCCTCGGCGCGGCCTGTGCGCGCGTCCTGGCCGACGACGGCTACGACATCGAGCTCCTCGACCGGGACGGGCCCGGGCTGAAGTCGGTCGCCGACGAGCTCGGCCGGACCGGGGCCACCGTCGGGGCGCACACCGTGGACCTTCTCGACTCCGACGCCGTGACGGCGGTCTTCGACGGACTCCCGGGTCGCGACCGCCTCCGTGCCCTGGTCAACGTGGCCGGGCTCATCTCGCTCGGCACGATCACCGACATCACCACCGAGGACTGGGACCGTGTCCTCGGGGTGAAGCTGCGCGGCGACTTCCTGACCTGTCGCGCCGCGATCCCGATCATGACGGCGAACGGCGGCGGCGCCGTCGTCAACTGCTCGTCGATGTCCGGGCGCACCAAGTCGGTGCTGACGGCCCCGAACTACGTCGCGTCGAACTCGGGGGTGATCGGTCTGACGATGAGCCTCGCGAACCAGCATGCCGCCGACGGTGTCCGGGTCAACTGCGTCGCGCCCGGAATGATCGACACACCGATGCTCGAGGCCTACACGACCGAGCAGCTCGCGGGCATCCGTGCCGCGGTGCCGCTGGGCCGGTTCGCCGATCCGGCCGAGATCGCGGCGGTCGTCGGGTTCCTCGTCTCCGACCGGGCCAGCTACGTGACCGGCGAGACGATCAATGTCAACGGCGGCATGTTCATGGTCTGA
- a CDS encoding acyl-CoA dehydrogenase family protein: protein MTEERRALHDLAYRFAEEAGVPAVDRWRAQQRVDRSFWTAAGTHGLLCCGVPESDGGGGGSVLDDFVVLDAFVRAGVTPAPMQVHNVVVPHYIVRHGTAEQRRRWLPEMAAGRMIGALAMTEPDTGSDVQAIRTRAVRSGDHYVLTGAKTFITNGATADLVLVAATTDPAARGRGISLFAVETKDCAGFQVGRVLHKMGQHESDTAELVLDEVRVPVGHRLGAEGEGFAMLMGQLPQERLIVAVTATAAIEHAVDLATRYVNERYAFGKPLIAQQHVRFEIAECATHARVARAFLDDCIHRLEAGTLDDVTVSMAKWWFSELEGRVVDRCLQLFGGYGYMDEYPISRMYTAARAQRIYGGTNEIMKEIVGRSLVTSDTAGAVR, encoded by the coding sequence ATGACGGAAGAGCGCCGGGCGCTGCACGACCTGGCGTATCGGTTCGCCGAGGAGGCCGGCGTACCCGCCGTGGACCGGTGGCGGGCACAGCAACGCGTCGACCGGAGCTTCTGGACCGCCGCGGGCACGCACGGGCTGCTGTGTTGCGGCGTGCCGGAGTCCGACGGTGGGGGAGGCGGGAGCGTGCTCGACGACTTCGTCGTGCTCGATGCCTTCGTCCGCGCCGGGGTCACACCCGCCCCGATGCAGGTCCACAACGTCGTCGTGCCGCACTACATCGTGCGGCACGGCACCGCCGAGCAGCGCCGGCGCTGGCTCCCGGAGATGGCCGCCGGCCGGATGATCGGGGCGCTGGCGATGACCGAGCCCGACACCGGTTCCGACGTCCAGGCCATCCGCACCCGGGCGGTCCGCTCCGGCGACCACTACGTCCTCACCGGTGCCAAGACCTTCATCACCAACGGCGCCACCGCCGACCTCGTGCTCGTGGCGGCCACCACCGACCCCGCGGCCCGTGGACGGGGGATCTCGCTGTTCGCGGTCGAGACGAAGGACTGCGCCGGCTTCCAGGTCGGGCGGGTGCTGCACAAGATGGGACAGCACGAGTCCGACACGGCCGAGCTCGTGCTCGACGAGGTCCGGGTGCCGGTCGGACATCGGCTCGGTGCCGAGGGCGAGGGCTTCGCGATGCTGATGGGGCAGCTGCCCCAGGAACGGCTGATCGTCGCGGTCACCGCGACCGCGGCGATCGAACATGCCGTGGACCTGGCGACCCGCTACGTCAACGAGCGGTACGCCTTCGGCAAGCCGCTCATCGCCCAGCAGCACGTGCGTTTCGAGATCGCCGAGTGCGCGACGCACGCCCGCGTGGCGCGGGCCTTCCTCGACGACTGCATCCACCGCCTGGAGGCCGGCACGCTCGACGACGTCACCGTGTCCATGGCCAAGTGGTGGTTCAGCGAGCTGGAGGGCCGGGTCGTCGACCGATGCCTGCAGCTCTTCGGCGGCTACGGCTACATGGACGAGTACCCGATCTCCCGGATGTACACGGCCGCCCGGGCGCAACGCATCTACGGCGGCACCAACGAGATCATGAAGGAGATCGTGGGGCGCAGCCTCGTCACCTCCGACACCGCAGGAGCCGTTCGATGA
- a CDS encoding enoyl-CoA hydratase, whose protein sequence is MTQQDDAPRIRTEHPAPDIARIRLARPAKRNAQDPALLYQLDAALAAAAADTRVRVIILAADGPDFSSGHDLAAPFELPGPPTATLEGDFDAPGVEGHLAFECEAFLGLCRRWRELPKPTIAQVQGRVIAGGLMLVWPMDLIVAANDATFADPVAAFGVNGAEYFVHAFEVGARRAKELLFTGEPITAEEAHAMGMVNKVVDPGELENATLELATRIAARPAFGLRLAKTSVNRSQDAQGMQQAVDTAFALHNLGHANNLARFGTIIDTSAIEHVRRPGR, encoded by the coding sequence ATGACCCAGCAGGACGACGCCCCCCGGATCCGTACCGAGCACCCGGCACCGGACATCGCCCGGATCCGTCTCGCCCGCCCGGCGAAGCGCAACGCACAGGACCCGGCCCTGCTGTACCAGCTCGACGCCGCGCTGGCGGCCGCGGCCGCCGACACCCGGGTCCGGGTGATCATCCTGGCCGCCGACGGCCCCGACTTCTCGTCGGGACACGACCTCGCCGCGCCGTTCGAGCTCCCGGGGCCACCGACGGCAACCCTCGAGGGCGACTTCGACGCCCCCGGGGTCGAGGGGCATCTCGCCTTCGAGTGCGAGGCGTTCCTCGGCCTGTGCCGGCGCTGGCGGGAGCTCCCGAAGCCGACGATCGCGCAGGTCCAGGGACGGGTGATCGCCGGAGGCCTGATGCTCGTCTGGCCGATGGACCTCATCGTCGCCGCGAACGACGCCACCTTCGCCGATCCGGTCGCGGCGTTCGGCGTCAACGGTGCCGAGTACTTCGTGCACGCCTTCGAGGTCGGGGCACGCCGGGCCAAGGAACTGCTGTTCACCGGCGAGCCGATCACGGCCGAGGAGGCGCACGCCATGGGAATGGTCAACAAGGTGGTCGATCCGGGCGAGCTCGAGAACGCGACCCTCGAGCTCGCCACCCGGATCGCCGCCCGGCCGGCTTTCGGGCTCCGCCTGGCCAAGACCAGCGTCAACCGGTCCCAGGACGCGCAAGGCATGCAGCAGGCGGTCGACACCGCCTTCGCCCTCCACAACCTCGGCCACGCGAACAACCTCGCCCGGTTCGGGACGATCATCGACACGTCGGCGATCGAGCACGTCCGCCGGCCGGGGCGGTGA
- a CDS encoding SLC13 family permease: MTYAVSILALVALFTVATVTPVNMGVLAFAAAFIVGGWVSHMALDDIVGFFPGNLFLIVVGITLLFGIARVNGTIDLVVKALLTLVRGKRWAIVWVMFGLAGTLMALGSVMAVGMLAPIAMPIAKKYKIDPLLMGMMISHGALGTAFSPITVYGAFTTGWLADTGLPTNPTALFFIPLALNVFLALVLFFTRGRDLLRKDGGTIDGPVEADADTTTDPGSAAGGTRTDQLGTVPSGSAGGGAVAAPAAVVVSPPVRANDAEGETPGLTPIRILTLLGMLGLLLSAAVFGVDVGIGSMCISAVLLMAAPNRHKAAMNNVSWSVVVLVCGMLTYMSVLEENGTLQFLGDAAASLGSPLLTALLLCLAVGIISAIGSSIGTLGIVFPLAAPMLLAGELGVIGFVAAIAFCTVVVDVSPFSSNGAIVLANAQVADRNAFQQRLLRYCLMIVVVAPVLAFLTVILPTA; the protein is encoded by the coding sequence ATGACCTATGCCGTCTCCATACTCGCCCTGGTCGCCCTCTTCACCGTCGCGACCGTCACCCCGGTCAACATGGGCGTCCTGGCCTTCGCCGCCGCCTTCATCGTCGGCGGCTGGGTCTCGCACATGGCTCTCGACGACATCGTCGGGTTCTTCCCCGGCAACCTGTTCCTGATCGTCGTCGGCATCACCCTGCTGTTCGGCATCGCCCGGGTCAACGGCACCATCGACCTCGTCGTGAAGGCCCTGCTCACGCTGGTCCGGGGCAAACGCTGGGCGATCGTGTGGGTCATGTTCGGCCTCGCCGGAACGCTGATGGCGCTCGGCAGTGTGATGGCCGTGGGCATGCTCGCACCGATCGCGATGCCGATCGCGAAGAAGTACAAGATCGATCCACTGCTGATGGGCATGATGATCAGCCACGGCGCGTTGGGGACGGCCTTCTCCCCCATCACCGTCTACGGCGCGTTCACCACCGGCTGGCTCGCCGACACCGGGCTCCCCACCAACCCGACCGCGCTGTTCTTCATCCCGCTGGCGCTCAACGTCTTCCTCGCGCTGGTCCTGTTCTTCACCCGCGGCCGCGACCTGCTGCGCAAGGACGGTGGCACGATCGACGGCCCGGTCGAGGCGGACGCGGACACCACCACCGACCCGGGTTCGGCGGCCGGTGGCACGCGTACCGACCAGCTGGGCACCGTGCCGTCCGGCAGCGCGGGCGGCGGCGCGGTCGCCGCTCCGGCCGCAGTCGTGGTGTCGCCGCCGGTGCGTGCCAACGACGCGGAGGGTGAGACGCCCGGACTGACCCCCATCCGGATCCTCACCCTGCTCGGCATGCTGGGCCTGCTGCTCAGCGCCGCGGTGTTCGGAGTGGACGTGGGCATCGGGTCGATGTGCATCTCGGCGGTGCTGCTGATGGCCGCGCCGAACCGGCACAAGGCCGCCATGAACAACGTCAGCTGGTCGGTCGTCGTCCTGGTGTGCGGCATGCTGACCTACATGAGCGTGCTGGAGGAGAACGGCACGCTGCAGTTCCTGGGGGACGCCGCGGCCAGCCTCGGGTCGCCACTGCTGACCGCGCTCCTGCTCTGCCTCGCGGTCGGCATCATCTCCGCGATCGGCTCGTCCATCGGGACGCTGGGCATCGTGTTCCCCCTCGCCGCGCCCATGCTGCTCGCCGGTGAGCTCGGCGTCATCGGGTTCGTCGCCGCGATCGCCTTCTGCACGGTCGTCGTCGACGTCAGCCCGTTCTCCAGCAACGGGGCGATCGTGCTGGCCAACGCCCAGGTCGCCGACCGGAACGCGTTCCAGCAGCGACTGCTGCGCTACTGCCTGATGATCGTCGTCGTCGCGCCGGTGCTGGCGTTCCTCACCGTCATCCTGCCGACCGCCTGA
- a CDS encoding Lrp/AsnC family transcriptional regulator translates to MVVKKAELEMLRMMIEAPRVGVREWARRLGIARGTAQARVKRLEDAGVIRSYRPVLSNVALGMPVLAYVRVNVSQDRLEDTFTDLEQIPELIELNSVAGDVDLVCRVVARDLEHLEALLQRIIRTKGVRQTRSEIVLRRRFGTRVGPLVDSLIAEAD, encoded by the coding sequence GTGGTGGTGAAGAAGGCGGAGCTGGAGATGCTCCGCATGATGATCGAAGCACCCCGTGTCGGGGTCCGGGAGTGGGCGAGGCGACTGGGCATCGCCCGCGGGACCGCGCAGGCGCGGGTCAAGCGCCTGGAGGACGCCGGGGTCATCCGTTCCTACCGGCCGGTGCTGTCGAACGTCGCGCTGGGCATGCCGGTGCTCGCCTACGTGCGGGTCAACGTCAGCCAGGATCGGCTCGAGGACACCTTCACCGACCTCGAACAGATCCCCGAGCTGATCGAGCTCAACTCGGTCGCGGGCGACGTCGACCTCGTCTGCCGGGTCGTCGCGCGCGATCTGGAGCACCTGGAGGCGCTGTTGCAGCGCATCATCCGGACCAAGGGCGTGCGCCAGACCCGCAGCGAGATCGTGCTGCGTCGCCGCTTCGGAACCCGTGTCGGGCCACTGGTCGACTCGCTCATCGCGGAGGCGGACTGA
- a CDS encoding CoA transferase produces the protein MSDLSANVPAPLEGVRVLELGNFIAAPFAARIFADFGAEVIKIERPDSGDELRGWRLGRGSTSMMFRTMARNKKSVTLDLRTDQGRELALDLVRHCDVIIENFRPGTLERWALGPDELTAVNPDVVLVRISGYGQTGPYKDRAGFGGVAEAFGGLRHVTGHPDREPVRPGAAIGDSVAGLYGTIGALMLLLAKKNGQPHHGPRVADVALYESVFMIMDSLVPDLDAYDTVRQRTAGPLPGVVPSGNYPTADGQSIMIAGNADRAFSRLMVAIGRQDLADDPTLAGGPARARRADEIDDAITAWTRTLSAAAAVDVLAEAGVPAGPILDAEAIARDRHYRARDMVRPAKVVVEDEPEEIRFPGVVPRLPGSPGDVRWVGPELGEHTDQVLHELLDLSADQLDDHRARGVI, from the coding sequence GTGTCGGATCTCAGCGCGAACGTCCCTGCTCCTCTCGAGGGCGTACGAGTGCTGGAGCTCGGGAACTTCATCGCCGCGCCGTTCGCCGCGCGGATCTTCGCCGACTTCGGCGCCGAGGTCATCAAGATCGAACGTCCGGACTCCGGGGACGAGCTCCGCGGCTGGCGGCTCGGCCGCGGGTCGACGTCGATGATGTTCCGCACGATGGCCCGCAACAAGAAGTCGGTGACCCTCGACCTGCGCACCGACCAGGGCCGCGAGCTCGCCCTCGACCTCGTCCGCCACTGTGACGTGATCATCGAGAACTTCCGCCCGGGGACCCTCGAACGGTGGGCGCTCGGGCCGGACGAGCTGACCGCGGTCAACCCGGACGTCGTGCTGGTGCGGATCTCCGGCTACGGCCAGACCGGCCCCTACAAGGACCGGGCCGGCTTCGGTGGCGTCGCGGAGGCCTTCGGCGGGCTGCGTCACGTCACCGGTCATCCCGACCGCGAGCCGGTGCGTCCGGGCGCCGCGATCGGCGACTCCGTTGCGGGCCTCTACGGCACCATCGGTGCCCTGATGCTGTTGCTGGCCAAGAAGAACGGGCAACCCCACCACGGTCCCCGCGTCGCGGACGTCGCCCTGTACGAGTCGGTGTTCATGATCATGGACTCGCTCGTACCGGACCTCGACGCCTACGACACCGTGCGCCAGCGCACGGCCGGTCCGCTTCCCGGCGTGGTCCCCAGCGGCAACTACCCGACCGCCGACGGCCAGTCGATCATGATTGCGGGCAACGCCGATCGCGCCTTCTCCCGGCTCATGGTCGCGATCGGGCGTCAGGACCTCGCCGATGACCCGACCCTCGCCGGCGGTCCTGCCCGTGCCCGGCGGGCCGACGAGATCGACGACGCGATCACCGCGTGGACGCGCACCTTGTCCGCCGCCGCCGCCGTCGACGTCCTCGCCGAGGCGGGCGTCCCGGCCGGTCCCATCCTCGACGCGGAGGCGATCGCCCGCGACCGCCACTACCGGGCCCGCGACATGGTGCGACCGGCCAAGGTCGTCGTGGAGGACGAGCCGGAGGAGATCCGGTTCCCCGGGGTCGTCCCCCGGCTTCCCGGCTCTCCCGGTGACGTCCGCTGGGTCGGTCCCGAACTCGGCGAACACACCGACCAGGTCCTCCACGAGCTCCTCGACCTCAGCGCCGACCAGCTCGACGACCACCGGGCACGTGGAGTCATCTGA
- a CDS encoding hydroxymethylglutaryl-CoA lyase, with protein MQITINEVVLRDGLQDEPVVVSVADRVRIAESLLAAGLRHLEVASFVNPARVPQMAGAAELVAALPDRPDARFSAIALNRRGVERAAAAGVRDIVLVASASEGHSRANAGRDVVSALAEMAAVAAGYPGIRFAGAVSTAFVCPFDGEMPPGRIVEVASAFDAIGLSRLALADTLGIAEPGQVARTVAAVREALPDTPLALHLHDAHGRALETVDAAIDLGVARFDSAAGGYGGCPFAPGAHGNLATETLVAHLEKRGVGTGVDLGRLRRATDLVREAIAGSSPVPQPA; from the coding sequence ATGCAGATCACGATCAACGAGGTCGTCCTGCGCGACGGCCTGCAGGACGAACCCGTCGTCGTCTCCGTCGCCGACCGGGTCCGCATCGCCGAGTCGCTGCTCGCCGCGGGCCTGCGCCACCTCGAGGTCGCCTCCTTCGTCAACCCGGCCCGGGTCCCCCAGATGGCGGGTGCGGCCGAGCTCGTCGCGGCACTTCCGGACCGGCCCGACGCGCGCTTCAGCGCCATCGCCCTCAACCGGCGCGGAGTCGAACGCGCCGCCGCGGCCGGCGTGCGCGACATCGTCCTGGTCGCCTCCGCGAGCGAAGGGCACAGCAGGGCCAACGCCGGTCGCGACGTCGTCAGCGCCCTCGCCGAGATGGCCGCCGTCGCCGCCGGGTACCCCGGCATCCGGTTCGCCGGAGCGGTCTCGACCGCGTTCGTCTGTCCCTTCGACGGGGAGATGCCTCCTGGGCGGATCGTCGAGGTCGCCTCGGCGTTCGACGCCATCGGACTGAGCCGGCTCGCGCTGGCCGACACCCTCGGCATCGCCGAACCCGGGCAGGTCGCCCGCACCGTCGCCGCCGTCCGCGAGGCGCTCCCGGACACCCCGCTCGCCCTGCACCTGCACGATGCGCACGGCCGGGCGCTCGAGACCGTCGACGCCGCCATCGACCTCGGTGTCGCGCGTTTCGACTCCGCTGCCGGTGGTTACGGCGGCTGCCCGTTCGCGCCCGGTGCGCACGGCAACCTCGCCACGGAGACACTCGTCGCGCACCTGGAGAAGCGGGGGGTGGGGACCGGGGTCGATCTCGGCCGTCTCCGCCGTGCGACGGACCTCGTCCGGGAGGCCATCGCCGGGAGCAGTCCCGTGCCGCAGCCGGCCTGA